A region from the Halarsenatibacter silvermanii genome encodes:
- the hcp gene encoding hydroxylamine reductase: MFCYQCQETAKNTGCDTRGVCGKSPEVSNLQDLLIYLLKGVSTYTEMIRDMDGEVSRDVDVFVMKGLFSTVTNVNFSADDFYDWIGEALEIREELAGQCQELYREKHGEEYTGDLPEAATWTPDSDEDIEEKAKEVGVLQTENEDVRSLRELLIYGLKGIAAYADHAYILGHEQDDIYEFMQHGLAATLDESLSGDELTNLVLECGDCAVDTMALLDEANTSTYGHPEPTEVDLSTDDRPGILVSGHDLKDFEELLEQSEGEGVDIYTHGEMLPAQAYPAFKKYDHFKGNYGGSWWKQKEEFEKFNGPILMTTNCIVPPKDSYKDRIYTTGVAGFEGVSHIEDRPEGGSKDFTPVIEAAKKTKPPQEIESGSVMTGFAHNALSERADAVVEAIQNGDISRFVVMSGCDGRFKDREYFTEVAKELPEDAIILTSGCAKFRYNKLELGDIGGIPRVLDAGQCNDSYSLVVVAKKLAEAVDADDINDLPISYDIAWYEQKAVAVLLGLLAAGVKDIKLGPTLPAFLSENVTSVLVDKFGIAPTSGVQEDVKELMA; this comes from the coding sequence ATGTTCTGTTATCAATGTCAGGAAACAGCCAAAAACACCGGCTGTGACACCAGAGGTGTCTGCGGTAAATCCCCTGAAGTCTCAAACCTTCAGGATCTTTTGATTTATCTGCTCAAAGGGGTCTCCACTTACACTGAAATGATCAGAGATATGGATGGAGAGGTAAGCCGGGATGTCGATGTTTTTGTCATGAAAGGGCTTTTCTCGACAGTTACCAACGTCAACTTCTCGGCCGATGATTTTTATGATTGGATTGGGGAAGCACTGGAAATAAGAGAGGAGCTTGCCGGGCAGTGTCAGGAACTTTATCGGGAAAAGCATGGAGAGGAGTACACAGGTGATCTTCCCGAAGCGGCAACCTGGACTCCCGATTCTGATGAGGATATCGAAGAAAAGGCAAAAGAAGTGGGGGTTCTGCAAACAGAAAATGAAGACGTCCGTTCCCTGCGAGAGCTGCTAATATACGGCCTCAAGGGAATAGCTGCTTACGCCGACCACGCCTATATTCTCGGACATGAGCAGGATGACATCTATGAATTCATGCAGCATGGTCTGGCCGCCACTCTCGATGAAAGCCTGAGCGGAGATGAACTGACCAATCTCGTGCTGGAATGCGGTGACTGCGCTGTCGACACCATGGCCCTGCTGGATGAAGCCAACACTTCCACCTACGGTCACCCCGAACCCACCGAGGTTGATCTGAGCACCGATGATCGCCCCGGTATACTGGTCAGCGGTCATGATCTCAAGGATTTTGAAGAACTCTTAGAACAATCCGAGGGCGAGGGCGTCGACATCTATACCCACGGTGAGATGCTTCCCGCCCAGGCCTATCCTGCCTTCAAAAAATATGATCACTTCAAAGGCAACTACGGCGGCTCCTGGTGGAAACAAAAAGAGGAATTTGAGAAGTTCAACGGTCCAATTCTCATGACCACCAACTGCATCGTACCTCCTAAAGACAGCTACAAAGACAGGATTTATACTACCGGGGTAGCCGGTTTTGAAGGTGTGAGCCATATCGAAGATAGACCGGAAGGCGGCAGCAAAGACTTCACACCTGTCATCGAAGCGGCCAAAAAGACCAAGCCTCCCCAGGAGATCGAAAGCGGCAGCGTTATGACCGGTTTTGCTCATAATGCCCTCAGCGAGCGGGCTGATGCCGTGGTGGAAGCCATCCAGAACGGAGACATCAGCAGATTTGTCGTAATGAGCGGCTGTGATGGCAGATTCAAAGACAGAGAATACTTCACCGAAGTCGCCAAAGAGCTGCCCGAAGATGCCATTATTCTCACCTCGGGCTGCGCCAAATTCCGCTATAACAAGCTAGAACTGGGCGACATAGGCGGCATTCCCCGCGTACTCGATGCCGGCCAGTGCAATGACTCCTATTCTCTGGTAGTCGTAGCCAAAAAGCTGGCTGAAGCAGTCGATGCAGATGATATCAACGATCTGCCCATATCTTATGATATAGCCTGGTATGAGCAGAAAGCCGTTGCTGTCCTGCTGGGTCTTCTGGCCGCCGGCGTTAAAGATATCAAGCTCGGCCCCACTCTACCGGCCTTCCTCTCCGAAAACGTAACCAGCGTCCTGGTAGACAAATTCGGTATAGCCCCCACCAGCGGCGTGCAAGAAGACGTAAAAGAGCTTATGGCCTAA
- a CDS encoding ATP-binding protein, with amino-acid sequence MVMRKIVKIDEDKCTGCGECIPACDEGAIEIVDGVARLKEERLCDGLGDCLGECPEDAIELVEEDVEEFDEEAVKNEQLKMKNTAVGGGCPGSRMRDLSRGSTCSGGQKKSERSEKDKQQNSGGNKTAAGDGDVELSINSQLEQWPVQLHLLPETASFFEGADLLIAADCVAFAYADFHLDLLKDKKLAVGCPKLDDSERYRSKLRGILEHNDLNSITVAIMEVPCCRGMVHLVEDAVASSDQDFEIDKVVISAEGEKIQ; translated from the coding sequence ATGGTTATGAGAAAAATTGTAAAGATCGATGAGGACAAATGTACGGGCTGCGGTGAGTGTATACCCGCCTGTGATGAAGGAGCAATCGAAATTGTCGATGGTGTGGCCCGGCTGAAAGAAGAAAGGCTCTGTGACGGCCTGGGAGACTGCCTGGGAGAATGTCCTGAAGATGCTATCGAACTGGTCGAAGAAGATGTGGAAGAATTTGATGAAGAGGCTGTCAAAAATGAACAGCTTAAAATGAAAAATACTGCTGTCGGAGGAGGATGTCCCGGCAGCAGGATGAGAGATTTATCGCGAGGAAGTACCTGCAGCGGCGGCCAGAAAAAATCTGAAAGAAGCGAGAAAGATAAACAACAGAACTCCGGGGGAAATAAAACTGCAGCCGGAGATGGGGATGTGGAATTGAGTATAAACAGTCAGCTGGAGCAGTGGCCGGTTCAGCTTCATCTGCTGCCCGAGACAGCATCATTTTTTGAGGGAGCGGACCTTTTAATAGCCGCTGACTGCGTTGCCTTTGCCTATGCTGATTTTCACCTCGATCTTCTCAAAGATAAAAAATTGGCGGTGGGCTGCCCCAAACTCGATGATTCCGAAAGATACCGAAGCAAGCTCAGAGGAATTTTGGAGCACAATGATTTAAATTCGATCACGGTGGCGATCATGGAAGTTCCCTGCTGCCGGGGCATGGTTCACCTGGTCGAGGATGCTGTGGCCAGCTCTGATCAGGATTTTGAGATCGATAAGGTGGTAATATCGGCTGAAGGAGAAAAGATACAGTAA